TCTGGCTGTTATGATTTTTGAATTACGTCAAGGTCCCTTCAAGAAGTTAGTCCAAACGATTTCCTATATGCCTTATTTCTTATCGTGGATTGTTTTAGGCGGGATGTTAATCAACTGGTTATCAACGACAGGCTTATTGAACACCATTTTAGCAGGTTTAGGCTTTAATATCCGTAATCAGAATTATTTATTATCAGCGGATAATTATTATTGGATAGCGGTTTTGTCGGATATTTGGAAAAATACCGGTTGGGGAACCATCTTGTATTTAGCGACTTTATCTAAAATTGATCCAACCTATTACGAAGCGGCCAAAATCGATGGGGCAACCCGGATGCAACAAGTCACTAAGATTACTTTACCTATGTTAAGAAGCATTATTAGTTTGAACTTGATTTTAACCATTTCTGGTTTATTAGGCTCTAACTTGGATCAAACCATGGTATTGATGAATAACCAAAACCGTCCACGAGCGGAAGTAATTAACTCGTATGTGTTTGATATGGGGATTGCTCAAGGCGACTTCTCCTATGCGACGGCGGTTGGTTTAGGTATTTCAATTGTATCCGTTATTTTATTATTAATTTCAAATCAAATGACTAAACGCTTAAACGACAATACATCCGTCTTATAGGAAGGGGACTATCAAATGGAAAGAAAAAGAATGAGTCAAGATTGGGATAGTCGGATATTCGATTTTGTGAATGTCTTTCTCCTTATTACATTTACCTTAATTATTGTGGTGCCTTTATGGAACATTGTTATTTCATCGTTTGCGACAGGTCAAACCTTAGCTAAAGGCGATTTTGTTTTCCTACCGGATGAACTGTCTTTAGATAACTATCGGACCGTTTTAAGAGACGATAGTATCTTACGCGCCTTTATGATATCAGTCGCTAAAACCGTTATTGGGGTAGTCACGCATGTCTTTTTCTGTGCGATGATGGCTTACCCAATGAGTAAGGCGTACTTAAAAGGACGTAAAGTATATTCTGCCATGGGAATTACGACCATGTTCTTTGGTGGCGGGATGATTCCTACCTACTTATTAATTCGTTCACTCGGTCTTTTAAATAGTTTCTGGGTATACATTATCCCTGCCTTATTAAGTTACTATGACGTTATTATCTTAATGAACTTTTTTAGAAGTGTTCCTGATTCATTAGAAGAATCTGCCATGATCGATGGAGCAGGTTACTGGCGTATTTTCTTACAAATAATTTTACCTCTATCCAAA
This window of the Fundicoccus culcitae genome carries:
- a CDS encoding ABC transporter permease produces the protein MNAAVKPKRSVRIKRWFKKFFEQWELQTMVWPGVIFMLIFNFLPIYGLTIAFRSYTVMDTMQTAPWVGFDNFEIILRDKFFWDSVVNTLAISLLKVALGFFLPIILAVMIFELRQGPFKKLVQTISYMPYFLSWIVLGGMLINWLSTTGLLNTILAGLGFNIRNQNYLLSADNYYWIAVLSDIWKNTGWGTILYLATLSKIDPTYYEAAKIDGATRMQQVTKITLPMLRSIISLNLILTISGLLGSNLDQTMVLMNNQNRPRAEVINSYVFDMGIAQGDFSYATAVGLGISIVSVILLLISNQMTKRLNDNTSVL
- a CDS encoding carbohydrate ABC transporter permease encodes the protein MERKRMSQDWDSRIFDFVNVFLLITFTLIIVVPLWNIVISSFATGQTLAKGDFVFLPDELSLDNYRTVLRDDSILRAFMISVAKTVIGVVTHVFFCAMMAYPMSKAYLKGRKVYSAMGITTMFFGGGMIPTYLLIRSLGLLNSFWVYIIPALLSYYDVIILMNFFRSVPDSLEESAMIDGAGYWRIFLQIILPLSKPSLATIALFNGVNQWNDFMTARLYITDRTLYPLQMRLYEIIVQSQTNSAQNIGTAVAQTTTKGVQLATIVITTVPIILIYPMLQKYFISGMMVGAVKE